One stretch of Rathayibacter festucae DSM 15932 DNA includes these proteins:
- a CDS encoding ABC transporter substrate-binding protein, producing MSRSAESRGRRSRSALTGLVAGTGAAVLLLTGCASGDGGGSSESGAAGSFSVLTPAENSIIRDELATLGEGACSAENEAMPLDSQTVAQADVVQKITLLASQDALPTSFVAGTAQVRPDGDLGKNDLIVDYEEKLTELGVWDDVLPAARSTITSVYGGMVSLPFQYNVEGIWYNKQLLAANGIAEPQTWDELVAALETLKAAGVVPLTEAGSQGWPLTRLIGNYLFRSIGPDAMKDIQSGDAKLTDAEYVEGAQAVADLGSAGLFGEGVTSRDTDTANAQFLTGEAAMTYNGSWFLANLNDPAQNQIGEENVGFLPFPNVTGGAGDSSQWPANAGAATATSTKAYDEGVGDWLTCIAENYGSSVLQNQGVISGFALNEEVTDVPPLTTTVQEYVNEADETVLWFEALFDAKTTSDAQTNVSLLVSGGMSAEDYMSALQADLDQAQ from the coding sequence GTGTCCCGCTCTGCAGAATCCCGCGGACGTCGCTCCCGCTCGGCCCTCACCGGGCTCGTCGCCGGCACCGGAGCCGCCGTGCTGCTGCTCACCGGCTGCGCCTCCGGCGACGGCGGCGGCTCGTCCGAGTCCGGCGCCGCCGGCTCCTTCTCGGTCCTCACCCCGGCCGAGAACTCGATCATCCGCGACGAGCTCGCCACCCTCGGCGAGGGCGCGTGCTCCGCCGAGAACGAGGCGATGCCGCTCGACAGCCAGACGGTCGCCCAGGCCGACGTGGTGCAGAAGATCACGCTGCTCGCGAGCCAGGACGCGCTGCCGACCAGCTTCGTCGCCGGCACCGCGCAGGTCCGACCCGACGGCGACCTCGGCAAGAACGACCTCATCGTCGACTACGAGGAGAAGCTCACCGAGCTCGGCGTCTGGGACGACGTCCTCCCCGCCGCCCGCTCGACGATCACCTCGGTCTACGGCGGCATGGTCTCGCTGCCGTTCCAGTACAACGTCGAGGGCATCTGGTACAACAAGCAGCTCCTGGCGGCGAACGGCATCGCCGAGCCGCAGACCTGGGACGAGCTCGTCGCCGCGCTCGAGACGCTGAAGGCCGCCGGTGTGGTCCCGCTCACCGAGGCCGGCAGCCAGGGCTGGCCGCTCACCCGCCTGATCGGCAACTACCTCTTCCGCTCGATCGGCCCGGACGCCATGAAGGACATCCAGTCGGGCGACGCGAAGCTCACCGACGCCGAGTACGTCGAGGGCGCACAGGCCGTCGCCGACCTCGGCAGCGCGGGCCTGTTCGGCGAGGGCGTCACCTCGCGCGACACCGACACCGCCAACGCCCAGTTCCTCACCGGCGAGGCCGCGATGACCTACAACGGCTCCTGGTTCCTCGCGAACCTCAACGACCCCGCGCAGAACCAGATCGGCGAGGAGAACGTCGGCTTCCTCCCGTTCCCGAACGTCACGGGTGGAGCGGGCGACAGCAGCCAGTGGCCCGCCAACGCCGGAGCGGCGACCGCCACCTCGACGAAGGCCTACGACGAGGGGGTCGGCGACTGGCTGACCTGCATCGCCGAGAACTACGGCTCGAGCGTGCTGCAGAACCAGGGCGTCATCTCGGGCTTCGCGCTGAACGAGGAGGTCACCGACGTCCCGCCGCTGACCACCACGGTCCAGGAGTACGTGAACGAGGCGGACGAGACCGTGCTCTGGTTCGAGGCCCTCTTCGATGCGAAGACCACCTCGGACGCGCAGACCAACGTCTCGCTGCTGGTCTCGGGCGGCATGAGCGCCGAGGACTACATGTCGGCCCTCCAGGCCGACCTCGACCAGGCGCAGTGA
- a CDS encoding SDR family NAD(P)-dependent oxidoreductase: MELDGQRALVTGGAGALGRVVCRELARAGADVVVVDLDAAGAEEVARSVREEGRAARAVAVDLTDFDAVQRALGAVIEEDGAIDVLVNGAGGGAVSFFHEMTEQTWRTQMSRNLDTVFAVTRAVLPAMLERRSGRIVNIASVAAVAGGRLVRGATAYAAAKAGVVGLTKALAIEVADQGVTVNALAPGAQRTPGRDNDTPERRAALLDQIPSRLLGEPEHLARTIVFLASPAAVNITGVILPLDGGHSI; the protein is encoded by the coding sequence ATGGAACTCGACGGGCAGCGCGCCCTGGTCACCGGTGGCGCGGGAGCGCTCGGACGGGTTGTCTGCCGCGAGCTCGCCCGCGCGGGGGCCGACGTGGTCGTCGTCGATCTCGACGCGGCGGGAGCGGAGGAGGTCGCCCGGAGCGTGCGCGAGGAGGGCAGGGCCGCCCGCGCCGTCGCGGTCGACCTGACCGACTTCGACGCCGTGCAGCGCGCCCTCGGCGCCGTGATCGAGGAGGACGGCGCGATCGACGTCCTGGTCAACGGCGCCGGCGGCGGTGCGGTCTCGTTCTTCCACGAGATGACGGAGCAGACCTGGCGCACCCAGATGTCGCGGAATCTCGACACCGTCTTCGCGGTCACCCGCGCGGTGCTGCCGGCCATGCTCGAGCGGAGGTCCGGCCGGATCGTGAACATCGCCTCGGTCGCGGCGGTCGCCGGGGGGCGGCTCGTCCGCGGGGCGACCGCCTACGCCGCCGCGAAGGCCGGGGTCGTCGGCCTCACCAAGGCGCTCGCGATCGAGGTCGCCGACCAGGGCGTCACCGTCAACGCGCTCGCGCCCGGCGCGCAGCGCACGCCCGGCCGGGACAACGACACCCCCGAGCGGCGCGCGGCGCTGCTCGACCAGATCCCGTCGCGGCTGCTCGGCGAGCCCGAGCACCTCGCCCGGACCATCGTGTTCCTGGCGTCGCCGGCGGCCGTCAACATCACCGGAGTGATCCTGCCGCTCGACGGCGGGCACTCGATCTAG